The Euphorbia lathyris chromosome 3, ddEupLath1.1, whole genome shotgun sequence genome contains a region encoding:
- the LOC136224134 gene encoding uncharacterized protein — MAVSCSFSSPQISLQKHCLISSPITKSFMIKKHTQVPLCKKKKSDLLQVRSFNNKVFENKSEGIICYRDENGEIICEGFDEGPRLLHQSLRPTYNSRDSEIVNLLHQRLLQIVNGGQLNNSGNGVATVQEE, encoded by the exons atGGCTGTAAGTTGCAGCTTTTCTTCTCCTCAAATCTCACTTCAGAAACATTGTCTAATTTCATCTCCAATTACCAAATCATTTATGATAAAAAAACACACTCAAGTTCCACTctgcaagaagaagaaatctgaTCTGCTTCAAGTCAGATCATTCAACAACAAG GTATTTGAGAACAAATCTGAGGGTATAATTTGTTATAGAGATGAAAATGGGGAAATTATTTGTGAAGGATTTGATGAAGGTCCTAGGTTACTCCATCAGTCTCTTAGACCAACATATAATTCAAG AGATAGTGAAATAGTGAACCTGCTTCATCAAAGACTGCTTCAAATTGTTAATGGAGGTCAACTCAACAACTCAGGAAATGGTGTGGCTACTGTTCAAGAGGAATAA